GTGATTTCTTCAGTTAGATTTAAGAACAGGATTTTCACAAGTGACTAAATCCTCATTCCCGAAGTGGATACAGCTAAATCACCCTGGGAAACAGCAGCGAGGGCTCTCCCCTCTTCTACACTTGAACTAAGCCCCTGTGAGCAGGTCTGCACTGCTGTTCGTCGTCTTTCTCGAGGTAGGAACTCTGCTTTGGCTGCTGAATGGGTGTAAGATTAAAAATGAGCCACCAAGGGGGAAATAAAGATCTTCAGAACTACCCTGCCCAAAGGAGGGGATGGGTAAAAGTGAACTAGGGCTGCTCGTTGTCCAAGCTGtcatttaaaagtatattttagtgatttttctctttctggatgCCTGTTTTTGTGGCAGCAAGTGTGACAAAACTGCACCGATGAGCCTGATGCCCGGCTGGTGTGGACAACCACGGATGATGGGATGAGCCAGCAGTGGTTATGGAAATGCTTTCCAGTCACTTGATATCcacaagctgctgctttaattctatttaaaaatgcagcgTGGGATCCGAGCTCTGTGGAGGGAGGACATTCAGAATGAAGCACACAATGAGTTTGGGAGGACTTGACTCAGTCCCACCTGCAGCTAGATAATGTGTTCTGGGCCAGCAGCAAGTGCAAGAGTAGGAGATGTCCTGGATCTCAGCTTCCCCGTCAAGATTCGAGGCTGTCCAAGTATGTGGAGTGAGGGGCCTGTCCACAGTTTGGTcgtttcctccctctccccatgATGAACGGAGCCTGGTGTGGAaccagggatggggcagcagCCCCACCACTGCTGTCAATGGAAAGAGTGGCCATGGTCTCTGCTAAGTTTTCTCTGCCATGTTTCCCTCCAGGGCTGGAGGCAGAACATGACTGTTACTTGGCAGTGCCTCCGCCGAGCATTTCCCAGCAGTGTTGGGCACAGCGGGAGCCAGGACAATTTCAAACAGCTTTTAATCTTCTCTCCTTTGCACCAGAACAGCACCAACAGCGTATCATCACCCTAACGGCAGACTCCACCACAAAGGCGATCTGTGCTTCTCTAGTGATGCTGGCAGGTAAGAACAGGACACAGATGGGATGTCAGGAGCAGCAAGAACACGTGTATGCTACCAGCACAGGCACTGAAATCCCAGCACCTCTGAAATCCCTGAAATAGCCCCAGCAGGGAGAAAgctgagcagaagcagcacccCACCAGCAAGCACTTAAACCAGCACCCTGGTAATTTAAATGCAATAAACTGTCTCTAGCTCAACATTTAAGCTCTCTCTAACCAAGGGAGTAACTGCCATGACTGAACATAAGCCTGTCCTCCACCTTACCCCCTCTCTCCCTGGTTCAGAGCCCTCCTTGCCTACACCCACGATCCGCTTTCCACGTACCTGGTGTTTCTTATCCGCCGTGGGAGACGATCTGGAACGTACATGCACAGGGACTCTCTGATTGTCGTACCTATCGAGCAAGTCTTCCACAGACACCGATTTCCCAGATTTCCTGGCAGAGGAGGGTGTTTCCAAGACCTGCTCCTGCTTCCCGCGGCCCTGCACGCCCAGAGGGTCTGTCTGCGTGCCTTTGGTCAGCTCCGTTTTGGCTCTGTAATCTCGGCACCTCTCTGTTTTCGGTCGGCTCGTGACCAAGCTGTCCTGCTGCCCTTTCTTCTCATCCCCACTCACATCGAAGCAGCCCATCAACCCAGGAGGAAGGGTCGAAGATATCCGCCCCGTCCTGGATATCCACTCTACGGACTCTCTCCGGCGGTAAAGGTTCTGGTCCTGGAGGGAGTTCATGCTGGAGGCGGAGGAAAGGCTCTGGCTGTCTGGGCCACCTGCCTGCAGGTAGGAGCTGTGGGAGCgctccctcagcagccccacatcCTGCGAGGACGGCCGTCTCCCTGTCTTGCGCTGGATGTAGTCGGCGAGGGCGTTCTGTTGGAGCTGCTTGAGCTCCGGCTTGGAGAGGCTGGCTGTGGAAGAGGCTTTGCCGTCCCTTTCGAAGATCTTCCGCCGGTCAGCCACCGTGTTCTCTGGGAAGACAAAatggatgtttttcttctgggaggagaaaggggatgGCTCCCCATCAGAGATGCCCACCTCGTTCATCTTCTCCGGCTCCGAGTAGGACCGCTTCTTCTGCTCCGCCGTCAGCCGCTTCCGGCCCCCGACGCGCAAGACGTGCTGTGTCTTCACGTAATCCAGGGCGGAGAGGCTGCCCTCCGTCGGCGTGACGCTGTGCCTCTCCTTCGGGGTGTGGGGGGACGCCGCCGCGCTCCTCATGCCCACGTGGGCCGAGGCAGGCCTCTGGGTTGTCCTCTTGGGTGCGCTCCCAAACGGGGGGCTGATGCGGCGGAAGGAAGTGGCCCTCAGCACCCTGGACTGAGCGTCTTTGATGCTGTTCCTGTAGGCCCTGTTGAAGGGTGTGTCCAGCTGCGACCCGTGGCCATCCTGGGTGTTATCCTTCCAGATGATGTCCTTCTCAGGCTCACCTCCCAGCTGGAACGTGCTTTTGCTCCGTGGTAGCTGAGCCGCCCTTATTTGCGCCTCATTTTCAGGACACAGGCTGTAGTACTCGCCGGGGCTCACCTGCTTCACCGAAGCTGCCATCTGCAGCTCTACGGGGCGCCAGTCAGCCTCTTCCAGCTTCCCGTTCCTGACGGAGGGGCTGGAgaccctgcccagctccccggGCAGCTGGCCAGGCTCGCAGAGCCTGCTCCGCATGTCCTCCAGACCGGGCAGAGAGCACCTCGTGCTGGAGGGCTGGCTCGCCCTGCTCGGCCCGTAGTGCTGGCCGAAGCTGGGGACCCCGGCGCTCTGGGGCCGGTGAGCGCTTTGCTCGCGCTGCTCAAACCTGCTGACCTTCTCCAGCACCGAGCAGCGGGGCTTGCCGGCGTCTGGTTTGCCGTAGGGAAagctctgggtgctgctggagctgagccGGCTCCTGCAGAAATCAGAGGGCTTTGGGTGCTGCGGAGAAGGGGGCTCCTCGCCCTTCGGCTCGGCAGCGTGGAGTGGAGTCACGCTcgtgctctcctcctcctgcctcgcAAAGGCCTGTGGGTCCACATCACCCCACTGTTTATGCCCCTGTCCCCTGTGATCCTTCTCCTCTTTATTGCTGCTGTTCAAGAAGAAGAGTTTGATGTTGGAATAACCCTCGCCTGGTTGCACCTCTCTTAGCTCGGAGCTGCTTTGCCTCCTGGAGCTCTCTGGGATGTTCTGCAAGGAGGAGAAGCCATACTGCTTGGCCTTGCTGTGACCCCGctggtgctgagcagcagcGTTTCTCTCGGTGATCTGTGCGTTGCCATTTTTGTCCTCCTGGGATTCAGCTGTCCGGTCCTCTCTGGGCTGGTGATGGATTTTTCTCTCACTGGCGTCCCTCTGCTGGGGCTGCGGGACTTGAAAACTGTGTTTGGGGGCCTGTGCTGCACTTGGGGTCTCTCGGCTGCTGTGTGCTACCTTGTAAGGGGGTAACAACTCCTCCTTTCTCGACGTGGTCAGGCAGACTTCTGGGCCTGCCGTGCTAGGAGGCTTTTGCTGAAGTTTTGCTGCAGCGTCGTGCTTTCTCTCAGCTGCTGGGGGCTGGTAGAAGATGGTTGATCTGTTTGTAGTGCTTTGGTTTCCATTCTCATCAAAGtccagggtgctgctggctACGGCCTTGTCGTAAGAGGCTGGAAGAGGTGGAGAGTACCCACTTTCTTTGGCCAGAGCTGGATAAAGCGTCCCGTTACTGCTCGCAGAAGGCTGGGGCACCTGGGCGTAGTGAGGCTCTGGGGAAGGCACTGGGTAGACACCAGTAggcagcaggggctgccccggctgggctggctgggaaTAGCTCTGCTTGGGCTTCATGGTGGGGCTGCTCTCTGGGCTCTTCTCCACCACGGTGTGCAGATGCCCTTCTCCAAAGGGGGTTTTCAGCAGCGCTCCCTGGGACAGGGTGCTGACAAGCAGAGGCCAGGTCCCTTTCGGCTGGGTTCGACCAGGCTTGTTCAGATCAAGGCCAGCACAAGAGCTGGGCCTCTCGTGATGCCTGATGGCTGCGTAGCTGTCGCTGCGAGTGGGAGGCAAGGGAGGTCCCTTGGGGGGCTGGCTCTTGCTGTCTGACGAGCCCTGGCCCGGCTGCGCCCAGGAGGAAGCTGCGTTGTGCCGGCTGAAGCCGTGGAGCCTCCCGTGGCCGCGGCCGTTCAGCGAGGCCTGGGCCTGGCAGCTCGGAAGCAAGGCAGAGGACTTCACCTCATACTCCTCCGAGATCCCTCGCTGGGCGTCGTAGACTGTCTTGACGTACCTGATGTCAGCTTGCCTCATCCCCTCCTGCAGGCCGCCTCGGGACAGCACGCTGTCCGTGGAGCAGGAGTGCTCCTTGATGAACGCAGGAGCGGGGTACTCGGGGATGCTGGAGTTGGTGGAGAAGGAGCTGTAGGCAGAGTCTCTCTTGCTGTGGAGGTGGGAGAGCTGGTCGATGCTGTTGGTGGATTTGGCTGGGGACAGGTGACAAGGGTGGTAGCCAGGGGAGGAGTGGTCCAAGCTCTCCATGCTGCCCCGGGAACTGTACTGGTCAGGGCTTCTCCTCAGATAGCCATGTTCATAGCCAGAGAGATCGCTGGTtgaggagctggggaggagagagagaagagcaaaaaccCACTGTGAGCAGAGGAGAGGCACAACAACTTATAAGTGAGCTCAGAAGCAAGATGTTTAGTTTTGAGAAGTGCAGATGAAAACCCATATTTGGGCCTTACTCCATCCCCTGTTTGCAGTCATCCCAGTTCACAAAGAGGAACTGCTTGACATTGCAACACATGGCTCTTATTTACCACAGAAGGGTGGGAGGGAAACGCAGACAGAAAGACAGCACATCTCTGGAGCCAGGGAGGATCAACCCCACCCATCAAACCTATCCAAAGCACTTGGAAAGCTGAATGAGCACCGACGCCaccgaggaggaggagaggaatctaatctcttgctttttttcccatttcttttctttttatggagATGAAGGCTATGCCCTGGCAGGCTTCCTGGAAATTCAGCTGTCCCAAGGATAGTTTGTTTGCTGCAAGAAAACTAAACtgacaaaacagagaagagatgcatgtgtttgtgtgtggaGGCAAGTGGGGGTGCAACATCAGAAACAGTCCGAGGATGCCCCCAGAAGTCTTCTCAGCCACCTCCTCATGTAGCTGGTTTACTCATTTAAATGCACCATCTATTGTAGTTTGAAATAAGCACCTCCCTGGCGATGCCCAGCGCAGCCCTGGCCAGTTGGCCACTAGATGTTCCCCGTGCTCCTCTTCAAGCACTCAGGAGACAGAGCCCGCTGCCAAAGgctctgccaggagctggggctgggaagcAAAGCCCCTCAGTGGGAGATGAATATGCTACAGCATGATCTCTGCTGAAGGCCACAGACgaacatatattttttctgcaacCATCTCCTCACTTTTTTTAGTGCTCTGTTTTCTCCCCCGGGCCCCTGCCAAGGCTCAGTCTCACTCAGAAATGATATTTACATCCCAGTGGCTATAAGGAGAGTTTCCTGCTCCTGAAACCCTTCTGCCTTTCCAGGGCAGAATTTAAACTTGGATCCCCTCAAGCTGCCCCAGGGCTGACCACCAGGAACCTTTTGGGGCTGCTCAGGGTAGCTGAGGGGTATGTCAGCCCTAGGCAGCTCTCCCCCCAGTACTCACCACGCTGCGACTGGTAACATTTTCCCACCACATCTTTTGTCCCTTTCCTTCACTCCTGTGCTCTAGATTTAGGCCCTGATCTTGTAGTCAGTACCATCAAGGCACATCCTTGGGCATGAGGCAGAGCCTCCCTGAAGGCAGCATGACACTGGAAACAAGGAATGACATAGGACTGGGGGACTAGTTTAGAGGTTTCTACACCCCTGGGAGATATCAAAACGGGGCAAGCGATACTAAATCAAAACCACACACTGCTTTACATCTCTGCCTACGCAGCACAGGACCACGGCTGTGCAGTGCTTACCTGGAGTGGTAGGACTGATGCCACGGGGTGCCAAGCGTACCCTGAGATATTTGCATCATGCTGGGATTGGGTTGGTTCTCCGCGAGTTTGGTTGAATGCCAGGAGTGAGGTCGGCCCGGAGTTTCGCTCCGCCTAGGTAAAAGCAGAAGGATTTCATTTTAACATGATGGCTGGCAAAGCCATCTAAAGAACCAAATGCCAGGAGGGGGTGGAAGCCCGCGCAACGCTGTTTTGATCTCTCCTCAGTGCTGATAAAAATGCAGGAAGAGACGTGACAAGAAGCGCCAGCAATGTGTGTCCTTGGCATCCCCCAGGGCCTTGCAGCCAGCCAGCTGTCTCCTGCAGCACGTGAGCCTGGGTGTGTCCCCAGGCACGGCACGGCTGGCCTTCGGCTGCCTCAGTCACCAAGGAAGGCCTCCATCagctcagaggagaaaaaaacagcaacaacctTATTTAAAGCACATAATGGTGCAATGGAAAGTCAAAGCAGGGGATTAGCAATCGAGTGCCCTGAACGGGCCACACAGACTCTCCTTCATCCGAGCCTTTGGGCTTGTCCTTCATCCTcattttagcctggagaagaggaggctcagaggtgaccttagtgcagtctacaactacctgaagggaggttgtagtgaagtgggagtcggcctcttctcccaggcaaccagcgataggacaagaggacacagcctcaagcttcgccaggggaggttcaggttggacattaggaagcatttcttctcagcaggggtcattagccattggaaggggctgcccagggaggtggtggagacaccatctctggaggggtttaagaaaagcctggacatggcacttagtgccctggtctagttgccatggtggtgtcagggcaatggttggactcgatgatcccagagggctcttccaacctcattgattctgggattctgtgattctgtgatcctccctctgctttccatgggggatctctccccCAGCTCTACCACTCATGTCGACAGTTTCTAACTCTCCCTGGGAGAACGAGGAGCAGCACTGGACCTGTGTACTGCTCAAGTCCCCAATGTGACAGCCTGCAGGACAACCTCGACTACCTATAAAGCATAAATGCAAAAGGAGGATACGACGCATCTTTAAAGTCTTTGTCTCACTGAAAATTTCACAGCACAGCGTGTCCTGAATAAGTCAGTAAATAGATTATGCAGATGTAAACCAGACACCGAAAGAGGACTCTCCTAGTATGGCCTAAGACTGCGAAAAGAAACGACACAGGAAAATGtacaaagtaaaaaattattgtTAGTGTCAGATCCTTTACTAGTACGAGTGAACATTGGCACTGGCTGATGTTCTACGACACGGAAAAGCATTGGCAGAAAGCGAGAGGCAGAACAATTTCACCAGTAGGTTTTGCATCCAGATTGCAGAAGCACAGGTCATTCTCTCACCATCagctaaaagaagaaagaaaaaaggacattcttttccttttaccaTTTGTTGTGACAGGACTGTGTGAAGGAAAGCTGAGCTGGAGGTTTGCAGCGGGCGAGCTGAACCGAGCACCGCTTCACCACTACATGTGTAGGTGTGTTTACAACAGAGCCCTTTTGTTAAGCCCCTTGCccagagaaagaaggaagctgAACGCTGCCGGATGGGAAGCTGACAGAACTGTTTATTAAGAATAACCCACATTCCTGCCTTTTCAGTTGCAGGGATTTAAAGACTCCCTTTGTACTTTCACATAGCACGAGCCCCCAGCGTTACTTTTTTGCTTGGCAAAGCACAAGCAAAGCACGTTATCCCTTGATTTGATCAGTAAAACCTGCACGGGAGCTGTGTAGCCAGTCTTCTGAGCCACAGGTATTTTAAACCCTTCGGTCGATATCCTTGTAATAATACAACACGTGGAGAGCGGAGCTGTGAACTGAAGTCAGAAGACATGCCGTACCAGCTCAGCGCGGGATCACCTCGCATTGTTTCCACACCTACCTGATCCTGGAACCGTGGATTAAGGGTAACCAAATCTGAGCTGAGCTTAAGCCAAGAGAGGAAGCGCTGCAGCACACATGATCTCCAGCTCGTGTTGCAGACTCACGCAGGTCATCTCCGAGGAGGCGGCTGGAGGGAAGCACGGAAGGTCTGTGCgcacaggcagagagcagagggCCTGACCCAGTCCCCACCGAGTCAACCAAGGCTTTTCTTGAGCTCTGAGGTTGGAAAAGAAAGGCCCAGCCGATGCTGCCAGTGCCTGTGTGGGCGTTCAGGGAACGCCAAGGAGTTCCTAGCTTCAGCCTTCTAACACCTGACAATAGCACCTTGCTTCACCCGAATTCCTTAAGCttaatttataattattattgCCTAACTAGGGAAAAGGACTGGAACTGGAGTGCAATATGACAGTGTCTACAGGAGAAGCTATCAGAGATGGAGGGGGAGCTGAACAGGGTTAATCTGCCCATTTTGCAACAGCTTTTGTTACAGTTTGCTTTACTGAAGAGCACAACAATAAGAAACAGTGCAAGATTAAACTCTTGTTGGCAAGTGGGGCAGAATGTTTTAGTAAAGCCCACAACGTCAGATCCTCATTCATCCCAGACAAACTGGCTGAGTGATAAAACCTGCAAATGCAGCAGCTAATTCCTGGCTTGAGTGAAGACAAATAAATCCTTAGATCTTTAACTCATATAAATTTGGTGTAGCTTCAACTAAACCAGGAGCAACTAAACCAGGAGACACTTTGTTCCAGGAGGTTGTaggatttaaaaatgcagaactgtaataataataataataatcatcatcatcatcacaaAACCACCTCATCCCCTTATCCTTTATACTGGTTCCTCAAGGGCTCCACCTGTACCATACTTGCAAAAGCATCTGGACAatcttattattaaaaaatcctTCACTTCAGATAATGGAGAAAGTGACCCCTCTGTTGTAAATGCCAAGGCTGGAAAAGAGACTCCCAGTTCCTCGTGGACACCTCCAGTGATCAGATAACTTGGACATCCAGGGCAGGCTGGCGTCATGACGAATGCCTTGGAGCGAAGATATCCAGAGAAGGCAGCGGACCTTGATGCAACGCTGGCATCTAACCAGACTCCACGGCAGCTGTACCGGTGATTACACACCACATACTGCCAAATCCACTCCGTAAGCTGGCAAACCGGAGGGAAAAGCACAGTCTTTAATCTTGTCCAGCTGCTGTTATCTGGGTGCTCTGTGTTGCTCTACTAGTCACAGCATTTTCAGACGGAAACGTGACTGGCACGTTAGCAGTCCCCTCTAACGCAGCCTGGCAAGGGCTTGGTGCAGTGTGGGCTGCAAGGACCACACTGACATTTCTGAGGCCGTTAATAGCTCTGTAGCTCTCTCTTATTAGGAAGAGCTGAGCGTGTTCCTCTCTGTAATCTCTGTagattatttttatgctttgtatGCAGAACAGTAACGGAACTATAAAGATACCTTGGCACTAACTCTACAAATGACTCAGCATCTGAAGAGCAGCCACCTGAAGCTTTCTCCACAGTATAACTGAGAGGTTGATTTATCTTTTTCCCAAGGTGACAAACTAAAACCATACAGAACAATGCATTCAGTCTAATCTTTCTTTACACCCTGTTCCGTACCGATGCCAGAGCACGTGCACAACCTGAGTGCTCTGCAATTCAAATGTTCTCCAGCCCAGTGTCCTCCGAGAGCGCAGGTACTTCTGTGTAAAAAGGCCCATCTTCAACCAAAGCAAACAACCTTACTTCTTCAAATggccattttcattttttctacgCTTGCCTAGAGAAGTTTCCCTTTTCCTAAACCTccaagtatcacagaatcacagaatcacaagatcaaccaggttggaagagccctctgggatcatcgagtccaaccattgccctgacaccaccatggcaactggaccatggcactaagtgccatgtccaggcttttcttaaacccctccagagatggtgactccaccacctccctgggcagcccatcccaatgtctaatgaccctttctgaaaagaaattcttcctaatgtccaacctgaacctcccctggcgaagcttgatGAGGTAGTAGAGcagttttggaagaaaaaaaaaaaaaggaaagcatctCTCCCCAAGGAACAGAATCCACCTGCAGAtccaggctggagcagcagtCACTGGGACACATTCTCCATGACCTGCAGGGACAGTTTTGACCAGCTGCTGGTGTTAACATGCCCAAGAAAGATGGGCAGAAATGGAGAAGAGACCTAAGGCCCAGAGGGTCACTCTGTGCCATCACACAACCGCAGTCCCTGTGGATGTGCTTCCTCGCAGCAGCCGTGTGGCCCAGGTGGTTGTGTGGGAGGTCACTGGAGCTGGAAGGGATAGACATGGCCCATTCAGatggggaggtgggaagggacaggGACCCTGCAGCAGAGACCCCCCTCctgtagaaaagaagaaagatttggaTGCAAGTGCAAAGCTTGTGCCTCTCAGATCCGATCCCAGGTGCTGAGACACAAGAGAGAAAGCCACGAAAGCAGCTGCCCATCCTTACCACGTCATCCTTGCAGCACTAAGATTTCAAGCTAGTGATATTTCTAAACTAAGAAAACGTGGCAGAGGCAGCTGTACCCCGCTGCACAGTGCCGTAGGCTCTGCCTGCAAGGAGAGATCCTGATCATAGCAATCCATGTGAACCCTCCCAGGAGCGGTGGCAGAACAAGGAGACGTTCTACAGACGTCCCAACGCGTTGCCACAGCCCCTGTGCCTCGCTATTAAGCAGGAGATGAAGGAAAAACTAAAGCACTCAGAAGCCTATTAGGATTTCGACGGAGCGAGGCCACAATCTCCTCAAAGCAATGTCGCTCTTAATTAAGGCTCAGTCATGGTTCTAAAAATAAGCATAAGAGACGAGGCCAATTAGAAAGAAGTCGGACCATAATGGCATCAGCTTGATGTGTCTTTCACTGAATCTGTCTTTTTAGGCTCACGGAGCCCTTCTGGTAAATTCTGGGGCAGGAGAGATATGGAGTGAGCTCTGTCCCTTCACAATTTTGCCTAAAAAGAAGTCGTTAGAAAGACCTGAAGTATATGAAATTATATCTCTTGTCATGGATCTTGGGCAAGTGTCTCCTCACCTataaaggaaagggaaagtcGCACCCCCCCACCTTCTTCATGCTCAGATTAAAACTTCCCCTATGGAAAAAACACACCGAAAAACCCCTCACTTCAGAACACTTCAGGGACACGTGTGAATATTCTCACACCAGGACACAACCTTCTTTTCCACAATATGTTAATCTCTGCAACTTTGACAGGCCAACTTTCCACCCAGGGTATCTTTTCAGAGTATCTCacagtttttttaaagtctccatcttaaacaaaaaaagaaaaaaacttgagAAAAAGATCCCAAGTTCAGGGCTCtaccccagcccagcctcatttctccctccagcccctttGTAGATGTACATATAGATTTTTTCTACTATCCTTCTCAACTCCACATGCAGGAAACAGCctgtctctcttcctcttcttctctccctgACACTAAAAGCAGGCAGAGCAAAATGGTGCAGAAGGATTATTTTGTGGATGGGAATGACCAAGGGCACAGCAATGTTCATCCTGCTGCCTCTGGTGAGGGACAAGGTGTGGATGGCTGAGGATACGTGGAAGTGTCAAGTGCTGCAGCAAAATGTGCCCAAGTTTGCAGGAGACTCAAGGTGGCTACTCTTGAAAGAAAGGCTTTCTGCCCCAGGCTGCAGAAGGAAGTGCTGGGATCGCCGAGAGGTGATGGCAGCTGTGAGCAACAGTCGCTCCGTAGTTGAACTCGGCAACAGTCAAACATTGTAATGAACGATTATCGGTCTTGCACGTCACACCTCTGTGTTATCACATTTTTTGGTAACCCCCAGGCTGTCTTATCCAAGAAAAGGGCATTATC
The sequence above is drawn from the Nyctibius grandis isolate bNycGra1 chromosome 6, bNycGra1.pri, whole genome shotgun sequence genome and encodes:
- the SHROOM3 gene encoding protein Shroom3 isoform X2; translation: MMQISQGTLGTPWHQSYHSSSSTSDLSGYEHGYLRRSPDQYSSRGSMESLDHSSPGYHPCHLSPAKSTNSIDQLSHLHSKRDSAYSSFSTNSSIPEYPAPAFIKEHSCSTDSVLSRGGLQEGMRQADIRYVKTVYDAQRGISEEYEVKSSALLPSCQAQASLNGRGHGRLHGFSRHNAASSWAQPGQGSSDSKSQPPKGPPLPPTRSDSYAAIRHHERPSSCAGLDLNKPGRTQPKGTWPLLVSTLSQGALLKTPFGEGHLHTVVEKSPESSPTMKPKQSYSQPAQPGQPLLPTGVYPVPSPEPHYAQVPQPSASSNGTLYPALAKESGYSPPLPASYDKAVASSTLDFDENGNQSTTNRSTIFYQPPAAERKHDAAAKLQQKPPSTAGPEVCLTTSRKEELLPPYKVAHSSRETPSAAQAPKHSFQVPQPQQRDASERKIHHQPREDRTAESQEDKNGNAQITERNAAAQHQRGHSKAKQYGFSSLQNIPESSRRQSSSELREVQPGEGYSNIKLFFLNSSNKEEKDHRGQGHKQWGDVDPQAFARQEEESTSVTPLHAAEPKGEEPPSPQHPKPSDFCRSRLSSSSTQSFPYGKPDAGKPRCSVLEKVSRFEQREQSAHRPQSAGVPSFGQHYGPSRASQPSSTRCSLPGLEDMRSRLCEPGQLPGELGRVSSPSVRNGKLEEADWRPVELQMAASVKQVSPGEYYSLCPENEAQIRAAQLPRSKSTFQLGGEPEKDIIWKDNTQDGHGSQLDTPFNRAYRNSIKDAQSRVLRATSFRRISPPFGSAPKRTTQRPASAHVGMRSAAASPHTPKERHSVTPTEGSLSALDYVKTQHVLRVGGRKRLTAEQKKRSYSEPEKMNEVGISDGEPSPFSSQKKNIHFVFPENTVADRRKIFERDGKASSTASLSKPELKQLQQNALADYIQRKTGRRPSSQDVGLLRERSHSSYLQAGGPDSQSLSSASSMNSLQDQNLYRRRESVEWISRTGRISSTLPPGLMGCFDVSGDEKKGQQDSLVTSRPKTERCRDYRAKTELTKGTQTDPLGVQGRGKQEQVLETPSSARKSGKSVSVEDLLDRYDNQRVPVHVRSRSSPTADKKHQDLLRRGSTEFGPMVRDPFYVVSAGARSFSKKERSHSEKMAFTTYYPHPQHSSEVVTGSTTLAENRKLSELSRPDSRTSAFVPSPTEARSLYPEQKQGFKPLLLNLTPSRSGQSSPNTPTQTPSDLQSAGDGQALRQHHAKRDAAPPEGNGNIQAQSLDAVQDRSPETPTEEVMWRRKAGLLHTSFPPRVMWAHSVKDNSYPRAVVSPPVAGPKFSQRWQSLPTQSSTSSDPETPSPQGTTHLRISESGLQLTPPSLQDDEDDEVFVMPSQPSVVAPPFSPPLPSRPLPELSSCTSANGTEEFLPPPPPTVLEGNGAAGDKSTRLSEEARASSFKSFPKALAEREIPGLGTSISENNWHLSPPASKRTSSPSAVGKQHQSPASSEGSQSTDRQPVTQPEGNHREPAVITRESENGSLDPRTLNTAPPAKTKTPEDIKSEALAKEIVHKDKSLADILDPDSKMKTTMDLMEGLFPSGTSLLKENNMKRKMTQKKASRTVVEDDTREEKEAPVAVVTCPAYYNVSAPKAELLNKIKDLPKEVGEEEELLDINEKKAELIGSLTHKLEILKEAKEGLLADIKMNNALGEEVELLIGKLCKPNEFDKYKMFIGDLDKVVNLLLSLSGRLARVENVLSSLGENANSEERSSLNEKRKLLAGQHEDARELKENLDRRERVVLEILGNYLSEEQLQDYQHFVKMKSALLIEQRELDDKIKLGQEQLKCLMESLPTDFTPRDATAAAALAAALATSTGVGGKTPPAVSSSL
- the SHROOM3 gene encoding protein Shroom3 isoform X1, with amino-acid sequence MMQISQGTLGTPWHQSYHSSSSTSDLSGYEHGYLRRSPDQYSSRGSMESLDHSSPGYHPCHLSPAKSTNSIDQLSHLHSKRDSAYSSFSTNSSIPEYPAPAFIKEHSCSTDSVLSRGGLQEGMRQADIRYVKTVYDAQRGISEEYEVKSSALLPSCQAQASLNGRGHGRLHGFSRHNAASSWAQPGQGSSDSKSQPPKGPPLPPTRSDSYAAIRHHERPSSCAGLDLNKPGRTQPKGTWPLLVSTLSQGALLKTPFGEGHLHTVVEKSPESSPTMKPKQSYSQPAQPGQPLLPTGVYPVPSPEPHYAQVPQPSASSNGTLYPALAKESGYSPPLPASYDKAVASSTLDFDENGNQSTTNRSTIFYQPPAAERKHDAAAKLQQKPPSTAGPEVCLTTSRKEELLPPYKVAHSSRETPSAAQAPKHSFQVPQPQQRDASERKIHHQPREDRTAESQEDKNGNAQITERNAAAQHQRGHSKAKQYGFSSLQNIPESSRRQSSSELREVQPGEGYSNIKLFFLNSSNKEEKDHRGQGHKQWGDVDPQAFARQEEESTSVTPLHAAEPKGEEPPSPQHPKPSDFCRSRLSSSSTQSFPYGKPDAGKPRCSVLEKVSRFEQREQSAHRPQSAGVPSFGQHYGPSRASQPSSTRCSLPGLEDMRSRLCEPGQLPGELGRVSSPSVRNGKLEEADWRPVELQMAASVKQVSPGEYYSLCPENEAQIRAAQLPRSKSTFQLGGEPEKDIIWKDNTQDGHGSQLDTPFNRAYRNSIKDAQSRVLRATSFRRISPPFGSAPKRTTQRPASAHVGMRSAAASPHTPKERHSVTPTEGSLSALDYVKTQHVLRVGGRKRLTAEQKKRSYSEPEKMNEVGISDGEPSPFSSQKKNIHFVFPENTVADRRKIFERDGKASSTASLSKPELKQLQQNALADYIQRKTGRRPSSQDVGLLRERSHSSYLQAGGPDSQSLSSASSMNSLQDQNLYRRRESVEWISRTGRISSTLPPGLMGCFDVSGDEKKGQQDSLVTSRPKTERCRDYRAKTELTKGTQTDPLGVQGRGKQEQVLETPSSARKSGKSVSVEDLLDRYDNQRVPVHVRSRSSPTADKKHQDLLRRGSTEFGPMVRDPFYVVSAGARSFSKKERSHSEKMAFTTYYPHPQHSSEVVTGSTTLAENRKLSELSRPDSRTSAFVPSPTEARSLYPEQKQGFKPLLLNLTPSRSGQSSPNTPTQTPSDLQSAGDGQALRQHHAKRDAAPPEGNGNIQAQSLDAVQDRSPETPTEEVMWRRKAGLLHTSFPPRVMWAHSVKDNSYPRAVVSPPVAGPKFSQRWQSLPTQSSTSSDPETPSPQGTTHLRISESGLQLTPPSLQDDEDDEVFVMPSQPSVVAPPFSPPLPSRPLPELSSCTSANGTEEFLPPPPPTVLEGNGAAGDKSTRLSEEARASFKSFPKALAEREIPGLGTSISENNWHLSPPASKRTSSPSAVGKQHQSPASSEGSQSTDRQPVTQPEGNHREPAVITRESENGSLDPRTLNTAPPAKTKTPEDIKSEALAKEIVHKDKSLADILDPDSKMKTTMDLMEGLFPSGTSLLKENNMKRKMTQKKASRTVVEDDTREEKEAPVAVVTCPAYYNVSAPKAELLNKIKDLPKEVGEEEELLDINEKKAELIGSLTHKLEILKEAKEGLLADIKMNNALGEEVELLIGKLCKPNEFDKYKMFIGDLDKVVNLLLSLSGRLARVENVLSSLGENANSEERSSLNEKRKLLAGQHEDARELKENLDRRERVVLEILGNYLSEEQLQDYQHFVKMKSALLIEQRELDDKIKLGQEQLKCLMESLPTDFTPRDATAAAALAAALATSTGVGGKTPPAVSSSL